The following is a genomic window from Veillonellales bacterium.
TTTGGAACTGAATCCCCATCACGACGTTTTCGCTGCTTTAAAACAGTTGCATGAAACTTCTCCCGATTCCGCCTCATTCCATGATTATTGTGAACTGCTCTATGTCCAGGCGCTATTAATTGAAGGTCTCCTTCCCGACGATCCCAGCGGCTTCGCCAACAAAGTCGCCGACTTAATGGCGCACAAGTCGTAAGGGGCGATGATTGGCTGTTAGCTGTTGGCGGTTGACGGTGAGCCCATAGCCCATATCTTTAAAGGTGTCATTGCGAGCCGCAGCGAAGCAATCTCCCCCCGGCTCCGATATTGCCTCTCCAGCGTTGAGATCGCCACGGCTGACGCCTCGCGATGAAAGATCGATGAACCCATCGCCAGAAATAAAAAGGTTCTAAACCATACACTTGGTTTAGAGCCTTTTTATTTCAGCGGCACCTTGATCCGTACTTTTGTACCCTTGCCTTTTTCGGATTTAATCGCCAATTCACCGTTCAGACTGCTCATCCGTTCTCTCATACCGATCAAGCCAAAATTTTCATTGCCGATGTGCTCAGCATTGTCAAACCCGCATCCGTCATCTTCCACCACAGCCGAAATAAAGCTGGAACGAAATTCAATTACGAGCCAGACATTTTTGGCAGCAGCGTGTTTATCCACATTGTTTAATGCTTCCTGAATAATCCGGAACAGTCCGATTTCCAAATAAGATTCCAACCGCTTCTCTTCGCCGATAATCCGAAACTCGACCGCAAGGCCGCTTCGTTCCTTCAGTGTATCCAAAAATCGCTTTACCGTCGGCGCCAGCCCCAGATCATCAAGAGTCATCGGCCGAAGGTCGAAAATAATCTTGCGGGTCTCTTTCAAGCAGGATCGGACCTGTTCCCGCAGATCACTCAGTTCCGTCTTGGCTCGCACTAGATCAATATCAACCAGCCGCTCGCAAACTTCAGCCCGGAAAACCACATTCGCCATAGACTGGGCCGGACCGTCATGAATCTCTCGGGCCACTCGCCGCCGTTCTTCCTCCTGGGCCTGAATAATTTTAGCGCCAAAAATCTGACTCTGCTGCAGCGATTCAATATGGGTCACCACGTTCCCCATCTGGTTCCCCAAATATTCCATGGCCACGCCGACCTGGGACACCATATTCTCCGCTTTTTCGACCGTATCTTTTAATGATTTCAGCCGGATTTCCAAATCGTCCCGCTGATGTCGCAGGTTCTGCTCATGTTCCCGGGTCACCGCCAGATCCACCTGCAGATTGTTTGCTTCCTCATAGGCTTTGCGAATATCCTCTTCCTTGTATATCCGAAAGTTGCGGCTGACCTCCACCAACCGCAGCCGGGCCCGCCGCTCCTTTTTCACCAACTCGTCAACCTTGAAAATTATATCCGCCGTTTCTTGCTTAGCTCGCTCCACATCCTTTTTGACATTCTCCATCTCGTTACGGGCTGCTTCATAAATGTCAAAAATCTGATCTTTCCCTTTTTCAATGGCTTTTATCGTATTTTTAACAATTTTATCGAGAGCTTTTACATCCAATTTCTTCATATCTACATTTCTCATGCTTTCACCCTATCACAAATTCTTATCACTATTTTTCAATTCGCCTCACCAGTCCGCTATTCCTTCCGTTTAGATCAGGAAATGCAACCGGATTGCCCTGAACCTCCGGATTGCCGACAAGAAAAGGAATACCCCGGTTGACTCTTTAGAGCCAGCCTTTGCTTGTCAATACGATAACCAGCAGTGTCATGCCCTGGGTAACCACAAAACCTGCCGTTGCCACCTTCAGTCCTAGCTGACGACCGAAAATAGCAAAATGGCGCGGCAAAGAACCGATAAAGAAATCATACACATTATGCATCAGGGATATACTCAACAGCAAAGGGACCACAATGTCTGCGGGCACTACTCCATCGTAAAAAGCTGCCCCTACGGCGGCTACCCCGCCGATCATACTCACCATACCCGCCCCGACCAGCGAGAGTATAGTACCGTCCAATCCAAGCCTGGCCAGCAATGGGATCTGTTCTGCCAACTGATTCAAATAACCTGTCTTAATAAACAGCATAACTACAAAAGACATTCCTGCCATCCAGGCAGACATAACAACCAGCGGCTGCCCCGTCTTTATCAAGGCATCTTTTACTGCCCGTACCCAATCTATCTTTACAACCTTCTCTTGCTCCGGGTTAACGTCGTCTTCTCTTTGTATGGTGCTAACCAGCCTGGCATAAAGAATGCCTACCAGAGATGTAGTTAAAAAAGCCATAAAATAAATAGTCAAAAAATGCACGGCAATATTCCAGGGATACATTGACAACATAATCGGAATAAAGGAGAAAATGAAATACTGCAAAACAGAGGGCGCCTTAGCTACCATATTGGCGGCAATCACTTCCTGGACGGTAAGTCCGGCCCGGATTCGGGACTGGGCTACCACTGCCATACCTGCCGTACGATCCCCGATCGCCAACACAACCGACAAGGCACAAACCGCCGGTAATCCGGTGATTTTGGTTATCCAGGGTATAAGACGACGTCCGTTTATCCCCCCGTCGCAGCAGTCCGCAAGATTAGCCAGGAACAACCCGATAAACAGGGAAAAACAGACGTTCTTCATAATATCAAAAGTAGCCCAAAACGCCGTAGTCAATAACTCCATTATTTTGTCTTCCTCTCAACAGGTGAACAACCCCATACAAAGCTTAAAAAGCCTTGTATGGGGTTGTTCTATCCCTGCTATCAACCGGCGGTAGCCAGCTGCTTTTTCGCTAGTTCAACCTGTACCTCTTCCCAAACGATAATGGCGGTTTTGGCGAAGCCGTTAAACACCGTTGCCGAAGCTGAGGTATAGGAACCGCAATTGGGAACCAGAATCAAATCATCCATTTCCAACGGAACCGTCAATTTATCCTTGAATAGAATATCCAGGGAATCACAGCTGGGGCCGGCAAAGGTGGCCGGAATTTTTATGCCGGTTTTAAAAGTCTCCAGTTCGAAGTCCCAATGGTCAAAGATGATCCCGGAAAAAGTTCCGTATAAACCATCATCCAGGAAATACCACTGCTGGTTGTTCCGCTGCTGGGTACCAATGACCCGGGTAATCAGGTTGACTGCTGTGCCGCAGATGAAGCGGCCTGGCTCGGCCCATATTTCGATACCGGGAAATAACCGGTTTAACTCAGCACTGATCGTCCCAGCCATCGACGCTACATCCACGTTGGCGTTCCAGGCGGGAATGGGAAACCCGCCGCCAATATCCAGAATTCGAAAATCAAAACCTGCCTGTTTTGCTGCCTCAAACAGGCCATGACAAATTTGGAGTGCGTCTACATAAGCCTGAGCACTGGTAGTTTGGCTGCCAACGTGGAAACAAAGCCCCGCCACATCCAGGCCCTGATCCCGGGCAATTTTCAAAAGCCGCAGCGCATCATCGGCATGAGCGCCGAATTTCTTATTCAAATCCACCAATGCCTTGGGATTGTCCACCCGAATCCGCAGCAATACGGTGCTTCCCGGTATCGCCCTGGCCATTTTATGGATTTCGCTTTCACTGTCAAAGGTAAATTTATATACACCGGTACGCTTCGCTACTGCCAACCCAACAGGAGTTTTCACCGGATTAGCGTAAACCATGCGCTCAGGCGCAATGCCCATTGCCGTCAGAGCCAGCATCTCGCCGTCTGAAGCAACATCAAAATGAGAGCCAAGCTCAGCCAAGGTCCGAATAATCCGTTCGT
Proteins encoded in this region:
- a CDS encoding sensor histidine kinase, which gives rise to MRNVDMKKLDVKALDKIVKNTIKAIEKGKDQIFDIYEAARNEMENVKKDVERAKQETADIIFKVDELVKKERRARLRLVEVSRNFRIYKEEDIRKAYEEANNLQVDLAVTREHEQNLRHQRDDLEIRLKSLKDTVEKAENMVSQVGVAMEYLGNQMGNVVTHIESLQQSQIFGAKIIQAQEEERRRVAREIHDGPAQSMANVVFRAEVCERLVDIDLVRAKTELSDLREQVRSCLKETRKIIFDLRPMTLDDLGLAPTVKRFLDTLKERSGLAVEFRIIGEEKRLESYLEIGLFRIIQEALNNVDKHAAAKNVWLVIEFRSSFISAVVEDDGCGFDNAEHIGNENFGLIGMRERMSSLNGELAIKSEKGKGTKVRIKVPLK
- a CDS encoding type III PLP-dependent enzyme, with amino-acid sequence MDKFFRLSKIAVEELAKNYGTPLLVLSVEQIAQNYNFLASHLPGVKIHYAVKSNPDERIIRTLAELGSHFDVASDGEMLALTAMGIAPERMVYANPVKTPVGLAVAKRTGVYKFTFDSESEIHKMARAIPGSTVLLRIRVDNPKALVDLNKKFGAHADDALRLLKIARDQGLDVAGLCFHVGSQTTSAQAYVDALQICHGLFEAAKQAGFDFRILDIGGGFPIPAWNANVDVASMAGTISAELNRLFPGIEIWAEPGRFICGTAVNLITRVIGTQQRNNQQWYFLDDGLYGTFSGIIFDHWDFELETFKTGIKIPATFAGPSCDSLDILFKDKLTVPLEMDDLILVPNCGSYTSASATVFNGFAKTAIIVWEEVQVELAKKQLATAG